GTTGATATTCCCCAAATGTTCAACAAGCTCAAGTGCTTCTGATGCTACAAAATATGTCACGCCAAGAAGAAGTACTTTCGAGGTTATACCACCGAGAGTTGGCCGCACAACACCATAGCCCATTGAAACCACCAGAAGAAGAAGCCGGGAGACAGTTTTTTTAACAGCACTGAAGGTTACTGCCCATATGGTGATTCCCATTGGTCTGGTTCCAGTGGAATTGAAATTtgcatattcaaaataccaaaggGCCATTTCACACATTCCAAGACCAATTACAGCACTGATGTGGTAGTGCAATTGTATTATATCTTTCCAATACTGTAAAAAGCGAAGAAACCAGAAAAGACCCAGGACAAGGTAAGCTAAAGACATTAGGCCAAAAAATGTCATCAGTGGGGACATTTTTCCAGGTAAATAACCATCAGGGTTCCTCCAAACCGTCCTTCCACTGATTAATGTGCCCACAAGTTCTGGATCACAGAACATAAAGTACAGATAGTACATTCCAGTGCTGTTGATCTCAATAGTTTGGATATCCATGTTAGCCTCTTCATTTTTCCCCTCAAAGAAGGTCTGCATCCTTTTTGGCCCATCAGGGTTGTCTGGGTTTTGTTGGATGATAACCTCTCCAACCTTGCAGGAACCATCCTTGGATAGCTCTGGGGTGCAGCATATTGCCTCAGAGTTCAAATAAGAACCTCCAATCTTCTCCCGGTCCCTAACTTCGAGTACAATAGCCTCAACCAACCCAGTCCTCTGCTGCATCTCATTCTTCTTTTCAGCAGATTCCTTGGTTCTTCGAATGATGATCGATTCAAACCTGAATTTACATATGGCAAGGAAGAATAACCATTCGACTCTTTGGTTCATGCACAGAAACTTACAAAAGACCTCATTTGATAAAACATGTTTAATCAATGAATTTCCCATAGAGCAGCCATCAGTGACATTCTCTCATTGTCTTCTTGTAAAAGCCcaacagaaaaaggaaaacaaaaaggggTACCCCAAAACACAGCCATTAGGGTTtaattcattctttttttgtccTAGGTTTCAATGTCATGGTATCAGCCCTCATTGAAAGAAATCAATCAAGCACTGAATGAGAGGCATTGCACATTCAATCCATAAACCCAAGCTTTGAAGagataaaaactcaaaataattCACTTTTGCCTAATCAAAACAATTACCAATAACAGAATGAAGAGAACCCATCATTCATTCCCCTAAAACAAACAGATCAAGAACATCCATGGCTCATTGGCTCATAAACAGAAACTAAAAACAGGGAAATGGCAGCTTTGATTTACCTGATGAAAGACTTGCCAATGAGGGGCTTATCTTCAGAAGCAGACTTGCCATTATCAGAGTCAAGTTTAGAAGCATAGAGACCTTCACTTCCTCcatggaagaagaaggaattgGAACGACGAATAAAAGAATCGTCTTGGTATTCATGGATCGAAGCAGCAGCTAAAATAATCAAGTGCATAAGCatcaaaattattatatacCCTTTTGAACACAGATCAAACCTGACGCTTTCTCTGTGACCcatctttgtctttgtctctgTATCACTTTCTCTGACAACGTTTAATCAAACGGAATGATGAGAATCATAGGAGTTTAGCAGTCTCCAAGATTTGGCTCACCTGTAAAAACAGACACTGTGTTACCATTTAAGTTTTACCCTCCAAACTTACTAAATttagaaaggagaaaaaacgTTTTTACATGCtatggaatatatatattttaggaaaaaaaaaaaaaaaaaaactctcccGACGAAAATTCGTCGGGAAATGTAAAGGACTGCCCATTGCctatgcgccacgtgtcaaaagcGTAAAGCCAGCCGGTTATACTATTtatctaaaaaaaaattaaaaatctcgtatagccgatcggctatactatttattaaaagaacaaaagaggACCCCCGCCTATCGATTAGGcggccacgtgtcaaaataggtctagccgtgcggctttattattttttaaacccgagtatagccgcgcggctatactatttatatataaagggAGCTGCCCATCGCCTAGGCGCTACGTGTCAAATAAACTaaagccgagcggctatactatttttaaataaaaattaggaaaaaccgagtatagccgcacggtaaaatttttaaaaatagtatagccgaacggctaaaCTATTACTAAAATCAAAAGAGGACCCGCCTAGAGATTAGGTGTCTAAGTGTCAAAATAAGTcgagccgagcggctatacagccgctcggctataatatttttgaaaaataaataaaacgcaagatatatatatatataactcatCTTGCATTTTCGGTGATATTATAActcatcaaaatgaaaattacaaacatTTCTTgcctctttatttatttatttatttattgggtaACCAAATTCTTAACTCTGGAGAAAATCTCACTGAGAGTctgagaggagaagaaatcaaaatctGACTTGAATATCTCTCTACATCAATGTGTGCATTGTCTTCTTCTGATTAATAAAATTTCCCCTTtgggtttcaatttcaaaccaaaaacaaaagatcaCATTGTAGATTATTACTAATTCTGGTCATCTAATTTtcaattgatatatatatatatagtttgtgGGCCCTCTTTGTTCAATATCTAGTTTTCATGGCTTATTGCCACCTGCAATTGATAAAGACTGGTAGTTGCAATGGCATGCCCTTGTTCATGCTTGCTAGGGACATACGCGATATTCTACTTAGCACCCAAAGAAGACAACCTTTGAATGAGTTTGCAGCAACaggatttttcctttttttggtcgaatgcAGCAACAGGACTTGCTACTTGAAggtttttagggttttgttcTGGGTAGATGTTTGATAAAGAGTGGTAATTGCATGGTGGTGGTCAGGTTTGATCACACCAAAATTGGGTGAGGGTGAAgttgagaagaaaatgagattGCTTAAAGATTCCTACTCTTTTGTGTTATAATACGCAAGGGGACTTGTGTTGAAGcctcttttgttgttgttgttgttgttgttgttgttgttgttgttgttgttaacaATCTTGGGTGTGTTCGAGGTACATTTTTAGGTGTAAACACATGTAAAGTTTTTCTTTATGTCGCAAAATATTTGCGTGTCACGATTTGATtgttatgtaattttattaattcatgTGTCATTATATGAACGAGAGACATAATTAATATGTCATAAACCTAATGATATAAAATTTATAGATGTACACTTGTTATAACATAAATGAATCGATAACACCATTTAACGATGCAACCGTTACAGAAAAATTTGACCTCTCCATCTTACATTTTTTCATGGAAACGACGGAAGGGACCCACGGAATCTTGACTGCGCTGATTGGGCTATGAGACTGTCCAGTTTCCATTAAAGTAAATAATGGACGACATATTGGTCAGGAGGTACCTTCAACGTCGGGGCAGGGGTTTCAAACACAAATGACCACAGCAACTAGTTGAGTaacattttccttcaattaaTTTCCTCAATACTCTAGCAATAATAAGTTGATAATTTCAAACCTCagaaaaaatctcaaaaatgGTCCAACAAAATTGGTTTCAATGAAGCAAGGTCTTCTTCTAGACTAAAAGGAAGAGAAACAGAATGGTTTGAAATCCCAAATAGAGACCAAATGACCAAGACCAAGTCATAGATGCATACTTTCCCAAATATTTTTGTACCGTGtaaaagaaacacaaataCCATTGAATCATTTCCTCagcccttctttctttttgatgGTGCACCAACACAGAAGCCTCACGAAAGCTTATATTCAGCTcccttttaaatttcctcacCACCATAACAtgttcaaatcaaagacaagccaaaaagaaccaaaacaGCAGCTAGAAGCCATGGATGAAACCACAGTTTCTTTGATCCTTCATGCTTGTAAGTTAGCCAGAGACCTTGAATCAAACCTACCCAACTTGGCCAACCAGCCCAACTTGCTCTCAAACTCCTTGGATGAGATCACAAGGAATTTTGTTACagccagagagagagtgtATGGTCAAGATCCAAGTACTTCTTCATCTCTGCACAACATGCTTACTCTTGCGCACCAGCAGCAGATTGGTACAAGTCAAGTACAAGAATGGCTGAGGTCTAGTTATGCACAACAAGCGATGGACATTATCCAAACCCAACTTGTAGCTGATCAGAAGGAAGTTAAGATTGGCGGCTGCATCGATGACGGTGATGCAGAGGTTAAGGGCCTTCAGGCAATGGATATAGTATCAGCTTCTGACACGAACATTGCTTCATCATCCTCACAAAGACCGAGAAGAAGGTAACTGTGTAGCCTTAGATTATgtaaattttctatttgatcTTAGTTTGCACATGCAATTAAAAACAATGTCTTGAATTATTGTCTTGAATTATTGCTTTTGTCATTTGAAACAACTTTAGTAAGTTGCGAAGAAGAATTAAGGAAAATGTGCAGAAAGCAGAAGAGCATTACCAAGCTGTTTCTTAGAAAAAGACCCCTATATAAAAGCATATATACCATTTCTGTCTTTTACTGCGTGAaccaaataaatttttctgACTGTTTTGGAAGCATGCAAATATTTGATGTTTTATAGGCACAAGAAAAGCTTTGTTGTAATTGGTAAGCAAGTTCATATATTGTCTTTGTGGACAGTTGGGCTAACAGCTTTGTGttcatttaaaattaattaaataggaAGGATGAGGGATTAATCAGCAAAATAACAGTTCCAGCACCTCGGATTGGAAATACTGAAATCCCACCAGAGGATGGCTTCACTTGGAGAAAATATGGTCAGAAGGAGATCATGGGCTCCAGGTTCCCaaggtaatttattttttttcttttcatattgaCACAAGGAACTTCACCCGAAGTTTTGTATTCGATTTCCCCTCCACCGATATTGTTTGTTTAGATTGAAGGTTACAGCTTATTTGACACATTCAATTCAAAGATATACCAGCTTATATATATGCCAGCTTGAGTGAGTGATTATCAGAGATTGGAGCTCTTTGATTCAAGTTggtataattaattagtgtcattttttttaatgttagcTAGCTTTTACCTTCGTTTATGATTAGCGGAATGAAATATTCATGGGGTTGACCAAAATTGACTTGGTCAGCATTCAAATAGTTTTGACTGGAACTTGGTAAATGGTCTTGAATTCCACTGATCAATCTGCTCCTTAGTAAATGCGCAGACCTCTGTCCAGAGTGGAGCATTGACTAGAGAATGTTCCATTCAACtagccatatatatatatattctctaaaTTTAAATGTTGGGTCATAATTAACTACcatgaattaattaaataattaaccaCACATCTCTTTCAGGGGTTACTATAGGTGCACCCACCAAAAGCTCTACAATTGCCCAGCCAAGAAGCAAGTCCAGAGGCTTAACAATGATCCCTTAACATTTGAAGTAATGTACAGAGGTGAACATACTTGTCACATGTCAGCCACTGCACCTTCAGTTCCACCACCATCAGCAGAACATCATAATGCTACGCAAGGGAGTCTGGCCCAAACCCTAGCAACTACCACAACCACTGACCCTCCTACAGCATCTCTATGGCTGTCCATGGACTTTAACCCAATTAGAGGAGGCAGCGGCAGCAGCAGTAGGATGATAGGCGGCGACcgtggcggtggtggtggaggcAGTGGTGATGGTGCAGGCACATCCACCACCACGCGCTACGGTAAAGAAGTTGACTTTCCTGTGGTGGATTGGGCTGACGCAATGTTCAATTcaggcagcagcagcagcaatagtatggattttattttccattctGCTGAAAACAAATGGGAGTCAGAGGACAAGAAAAACGGAGGCCAGTAGCAGGATATGCTAGTACTTTCGGCCGGCAGCTGGCCAAATTTTCCTTGTAACGTTCTTTAGTCAATGGGACCATAGGAGCTGATTAGTCAACCAATTCATCAGAGTCAGTCAACCTAAACTTCTAGGAAAGTTCATTAATTAAAGTTTCACAGGTGTTTGTAACAAGGTGTCCAAATTCACCACGTAATGCGTTCATGTGTTTACCGTCAACTTTATGTGGATTTAAATTTGTATCTCATAGTTAGTCATAGTGTAGCAGGTATACGGAGGAAATTGATCTGTTGATCTATTCTTTACTTGAGAACTTCTCAATTAGACATTTACAAACTTTTGATTTTGTATCCTGTGGCCATTCATGTTATTTGTAATGTGGAGAAACATAAGTTTCCTAACTCAAAACTGATTATAAACATCATTATTGAATGCTACTGGGAATTGACAAATGATGTGAGAACGTGTCTTAAGTGACATCAATCTAGCAAATTACAAGAAAAGGCTAGCTTAGCTTAGCATCAACAACACTATTATTACAAGGAGTTCTTAGGAAATTCAActtcatcaaaattaaaatcaccATCGAAATCGATAGACTTGACCACGAAATCCATGTCCAAGTACATGTTTGAAACCACATCCTCATTATCAGACCCCATCTTGGTAGACACACACATTGCTGCAGGGTCACACAAAGCAAAATCATCCTTGAAATCAGACCACAGATGATTAGTCTCCAATGAGGAAAGGTTGTCTGTTAGGTCACTTGGTGTTGGTGTCCCTTCCTTGTATTCTTCCTGTTTTACAATGGGAATTGCTGATGAGCCAAAGAAATCATGGTTTTGCTTGTTTGGGCTCCCAGATTCTGAGCTCACAGTCTGAGATTCCCAATGATCAGAGGAGCCTATGAACATCTGTGGAGGGACCATGCTTTTGCATGTGTGCTGGCCAATGTATGTGGTTTGGTACAGGCGAGGGCTGTCTTGGACTTGCTGGACTTGTTTGGTTGCTCTGCAGTTCTGATCATACTTGCGTGTGCATCGGAAGTAAGCTCTGTCAACCAAAGCCAATGAGATAAATATGTTAGCCTTTTTGTGGTAATTACcaagagaaaaagaacaaagaaaaaatcccAACCCAGAATCAATAAGCATAAATAGaattcagtttttgttttctgttacGTATGAAGTTCTTTATTGATAAAAGTCTATGCATGTTTGGTTCCCTTGTTTCTTTAATGGCTTTCAAAAGCACTGCTGCAATAATTGCTGGGCCCTGCTATTTTAACTTTATGTGGCTTAAGGTATTTGGAAAATAGAAGATAAATTTTATGTGTCTGTCATCCCATCAGACGTGAAATGTGAAcccaactttttttctttggactGAAATGGGAACCCAACTTTGGTTGTTACAATTCCTTCCTTTCGTTTGCAGTTTCGGATTCCCTTATTCTTTTATACCAGCGATGATATACTCTAACTTAATCTAATCCGTAGATTTAGACAAGTCCCTCGACGGGACGGAATGGAGACGGAACTAGGATGGGGATGGGGCAAAAAATAGGAATGGTATTGTCATACTCGGCCCTAAGCTGTTACAATCTTTGTCTATTGGAAAGGAAATTTGAACGTGGGTGTAAGGGTAACTTATATTTTTAACAGTGGGATGATGCATAGGCCAAAAGggaatttattaattttttagagtaaaaaaaaggtaaaaccTAACCTTGGATATGGAGCATTGAGGATTTCCTTTTGGCCATACTTTCTCCAAGCCCGGCCATCTTCAATTGCAGGAGAGACTGTTGTCCATGATTGGGAAGTCTTTCTGCAACCAAGAAGATGAAACAGCCATGTCAAACcacagaagctaaaacagtgAAACACCTAATTAACTGTGTTAAGAAAATTGAGATTTGCTATAAAAGAAAGTCCCAAAGATAAAGGCTCAACAAATATGCTGGAAAACTAGGCATAAATATCCAACTCCTtgtcatatcacatatcttcCTTAACCCAAAAGGCAAGAGATTTGCAAATCTTTTAGTAAAATGACAAtataacccaaaaaacaaaaccacaagaagaagaagaagaaaacagaaactggCAAACAATTATTCAGATATGAGAGATCATTCAAATCAGTACCTTCTCTTG
Above is a window of Prunus persica cultivar Lovell chromosome G2, Prunus_persica_NCBIv2, whole genome shotgun sequence DNA encoding:
- the LOC18787581 gene encoding probable WRKY transcription factor 70, whose protein sequence is MGSNHKRLIKELVEGKKTATELQMLLHKPLGDHGSASAEELVVKIMTSFTESLSVLAAEKKNPGDGHEDHQSGAFGEVYQIKPEPSHSHCDDRSSGDSGESRKVQGSKDRRGCYKRRKTSQSWTTVSPAIEDGRAWRKYGQKEILNAPYPRAYFRCTRKYDQNCRATKQVQQVQDSPRLYQTTYIGQHTCKSMVPPQMFIGSSDHWESQTVSSESGSPNKQNHDFFGSSAIPIVKQEEYKEGTPTPSDLTDNLSSLETNHLWSDFKDDFALCDPAAMCVSTKMGSDNEDVVSNMYLDMDFVVKSIDFDGDFNFDEVEFPKNSL
- the LOC18784613 gene encoding transmembrane protein 87A translates to MGHRESVRFDLCSKGYIIILMLMHLIILAAASIHEYQDDSFIRRSNSFFFHGGSEGLYASKLDSDNGKSASEDKPLIGKSFIRFESIIIRRTKESAEKKNEMQQRTGLVEAIVLEVRDREKIGGSYLNSEAICCTPELSKDGSCKVGEVIIQQNPDNPDGPKRMQTFFEGKNEEANMDIQTIEINSTGMYYLYFMFCDPELVGTLISGRTVWRNPDGYLPGKMSPLMTFFGLMSLAYLVLGLFWFLRFLQYWKDIIQLHYHISAVIGLGMCEMALWYFEYANFNSTGTRPMGITIWAVTFSAVKKTVSRLLLLVVSMGYGVVRPTLGGITSKVLLLGVTYFVASEALELVEHLGNINDFSGKARLFLVLPVALLDACFILWIFSSLSKTLEKLQIRRSMAKLELYRRFTNSLAVSVLLSVAWIGYELYFNATDPLSELWRRAWVIPAFWTLLAYLLLVVICVLWAPSHNPTGYAYSEETGDDFDEEGISLTGSGIKVAGSDLATKLERKERKASSAAEHHVFGLGEDLEEDKRE
- the LOC18784652 gene encoding WRKY transcription factor 55; translated protein: MVHQHRSLTKAYIQLPFKFPHHHNMFKSKTSQKEPKQQLEAMDETTVSLILHACKLARDLESNLPNLANQPNLLSNSLDEITRNFVTARERVYGQDPSTSSSLHNMLTLAHQQQIGTSQVQEWLRSSYAQQAMDIIQTQLVADQKEVKIGGCIDDGDAEVKGLQAMDIVSASDTNIASSSSQRPRRRKDEGLISKITVPAPRIGNTEIPPEDGFTWRKYGQKEIMGSRFPRGYYRCTHQKLYNCPAKKQVQRLNNDPLTFEVMYRGEHTCHMSATAPSVPPPSAEHHNATQGSLAQTLATTTTTDPPTASLWLSMDFNPIRGGSGSSSRMIGGDRGGGGGGSGDGAGTSTTTRYGKEVDFPVVDWADAMFNSGSSSSNSMDFIFHSAENKWESEDKKNGGQ